The genomic segment TTTTTTGACATTTTTATTTTTCCTTTCTTTAATTTTTTTAATCCCACCAAAAATACCATTGTATATTTTTGTATAAAGCATCTACTAATTTTTCAAATGTACCATAACATTGAGCTACAATATCATAACAGAAAATATAATGTTCAACTGCTAGATTTTTTGCTTCTTCTAAAGTTTGAACAGGATTTTCTACATAAAATTCTATCTCATCATAAGTTACAACTGCTGGAACTGCTCCATTTTTTTCATACCAATATTTAGCAATTACTATTTGTTCTTCTGAAAGGGGACAGTCATTAAAACCACCCATTCCAAAATATCCCAAAACTTCATAAGGATTTTTTGTAGGTACCTTTACTAAGATAACATTATCTTTAAAATCTCCGTTATAATCAAATAAAGACGAAAGTTCTAAATCATATTTTTCACCATCATCAAATTTATAACTTTTTTCTGCAAAATACTCATCTATATTTTCTTTTATATCTTCCATATTTTCTACTTGAATTTTTTTTAGCAATTCAAGTGCATTTATATTCTTAGATTTTTCAAGATTCAGATTAACCACATCCATTATATTATTAGTTTCTTCATCTTCCATATCCAACTCAAACTTCTCTAATAAAATATCATCAAGAACTAAAAATACAGGAGTAAAATTTTTTTCTTTCCCTTCCTTATAAATTTCTAAATACTTTTTCTCAATTTCTTTATAACTTAAATCCTTTATTTCCTCAAATTCAAAATTATATAAATCTTTAAATTTATTTATATTCTCTTTCATTTAAAACCTTCCTTTAAATATTTCATCGTTAATACTTAACAATAAATTACGGAATTGACTGAATAACACGGAAAATTCCTTGTATATCAGCAACATCTGTCATATACATTTTTCCATCTTTATGAGATTTCATTTTCAGTTGGTTACAATTTGTAACCAACTCATTCCCCTCATCTTTCAAACGTTTTTTTAATACCTTCCAATAATTATTGGGATTCAGACTATCCGTTAATATTCCTACAACATCGACAACAGAAAAATACCATTCTTCCTTTTCATTATCCCAAACAGACCTAATTTTTTTACCTTCAAATATTTGTATATTATTCTCCATTATTTCCCACCCCTTATATAGTTTTTCGAACTTTATTAATATTTATATTATTTTGCATAATCACAAAATTTCAAATGTCCATAATCATCATATTTGCATTTATATCCTCTTTTTCTTTTCATTCTCTCCAACTCACTATTTAATTCCAAAAGTTTATCAAAATTTGCTACTGCAATCAACAATACAATAAACATTATTACTTTTCTCGTATTATTATCTCCACAATTTTTATAAGCCTTGCAATTTCTCCCTCATCTTATACAAAAATATCCCTGTCGCCACACTCACATTCAGTGATTCAATATTTCCATAAATCGGAATAATCGCCTTTATATCTGAATTTTCTATCAGATATTCAGATACTCCGCCACCTTCATGACCAAATATAAATGCATTATTTTCACGCAGTTCAATTTTTTCATAAGAAACTGAATCTTCATGTAAAGCTGTTGCTATTTTTAAATAATTTTTATCATTTAAAAATTTTACAATTTTTTCAGGTGTTTCATAAATTATGTTCAGCTTAAAAATTCCACTCATTGTGGCTCGTACTGTCTTTGGATTATAAACATCTACTGAACCCTTTGTCAGAATTAAATTCTGAAAATTTGCTGCAATCATCGTTCTAATAATTGTCCCGGCATTTCCCGGATCCTGAATATCGTCAAGAATTACCACATCCCCCTGTATATCCTCAATTGTATTTAAATTTTTAGAATAAAGGAATATTATTCCCTGGCTATTTTCCTGAGTTGAAACTTCATCAAACAGGTTATCCTTCAAAATTGTCAGATTATCATGTTTAGAAATATCATATTTTTCATCAAAATAGTCAAATTTCGATTCCTTCACAATAATTTTATTAAAATTGATATTTTCATTTAGAAACTTTTCCCCTTCAGCCTTAAAAATGCTGTTTTCATCACGATACTTCTTTTTATCCAGTTTTTTCAGCAATTTATAAAATTTGTTATCTGGACTTGCTATCACATCTCTCATTTTCTATTTTCCACTTTCTATATTATTTAAAAGTACAAAAACCCCAATCTATTCAATTTATCAAACTTAATTTCAAGGGGTTTTATACACTCTAAAATTCTTTATAAATTTTATTTTTATCTTTTACCAGAACTTTACCATTTGAAATAATTATTTTAAAACTTTTAACATCTGCACCTTTTAATTCCTTACCTTCAAAATATACTTTATTTCTATCTTTGGCATAGCCAAACATCAGCTGTATAAATGAATGGATGTCTGCACCTTCTATTTTAGAAAAAATATTATCTGAAGAGAATTTATTTAATTTATTCATATCAAAATAATAAACTCCATTTTTATCCTGCAGGTAACCATTAGCCTCAGCAGTAGTTAAACCATTTGTGTAAGTGTCAGTATCAAAATATTTAAAGGACTCTGTATCAACGTTTAGAGGCACTATTTCATATGTTTCTTTTCCTATTTCTGTTTTTAATGCATAAGCTTTATCTTTATTTTTTAGAAAATAAACAATATCCAAATCTTTTATAAAGTTGTTTCCCTCAAACTCAAATTCTTCTGAATTTAAATCTTTTATTTTATTTCCATAGTAATAGACATTTTTATTATCTTTTGAAAATTCACTATTTAAAAGGGTAAAACTCTTTCTATCTGCATCTTCTATCTTTTTTAAAGGTATCTGATACAATTTATTCTCATAATACACATTATTTTTATCATGAAAATAATTCGGCCATTCATCAAATATTTCAAAAGTTTTAAAATCTACTTTAGGATTTTTAACAGCAACTGCTTTTACACTTTTCAGTTCCCCATTATTTTCATCAAATATTTCAACAAGTCTGTATAGATTTTTATTATCACTTACGAAATTAATTGGTTCATTTGGTCTTCTAATTACCTTTAATCCGGCTGATGTTACACCATCCACTTTTTTCCCTGCATAATAAACATTTTTCCTGTCATAGGAAAAAGGAAACTGCTCACTAATGACAAAACTGGCCTTATCCACACCCTCCAACTTTACAATACCATAATTTCCTAGATAATAAATATTATTCTTATCTTTTGAGTATCTATTATT from the Leptotrichia sp. oral taxon 215 str. W9775 genome contains:
- a CDS encoding DUF4253 domain-containing protein; this translates as MKENINKFKDLYNFEFEEIKDLSYKEIEKKYLEIYKEGKEKNFTPVFLVLDDILLEKFELDMEDEETNNIMDVVNLNLEKSKNINALELLKKIQVENMEDIKENIDEYFAEKSYKFDDGEKYDLELSSLFDYNGDFKDNVILVKVPTKNPYEVLGYFGMGGFNDCPLSEEQIVIAKYWYEKNGAVPAVVTYDEIEFYVENPVQTLEEAKNLAVEHYIFCYDIVAQCYGTFEKLVDALYKNIQWYFWWD
- a CDS encoding BRO family protein, encoding MENNIQIFEGKKIRSVWDNEKEEWYFSVVDVVGILTDSLNPNNYWKVLKKRLKDEGNELVTNCNQLKMKSHKDGKMYMTDVADIQGIFRVIQSIP
- a CDS encoding RNA methyltransferase, whose amino-acid sequence is MRDVIASPDNKFYKLLKKLDKKKYRDENSIFKAEGEKFLNENINFNKIIVKESKFDYFDEKYDISKHDNLTILKDNLFDEVSTQENSQGIIFLYSKNLNTIEDIQGDVVILDDIQDPGNAGTIIRTMIAANFQNLILTKGSVDVYNPKTVRATMSGIFKLNIIYETPEKIVKFLNDKNYLKIATALHEDSVSYEKIELRENNAFIFGHEGGGVSEYLIENSDIKAIIPIYGNIESLNVSVATGIFLYKMREKLQGL
- a CDS encoding DKNYY domain-containing protein; amino-acid sequence: MKTTFFKVLIGIFLLANLGMAEYIKTNNEVYYKYAEGKDFQFKVENVDLGTFKVLNDKYAKDVKNVYFSGNKSFEDVDAGTFEVLPADYSKDKNNVYSSENGWIQRVNGANPKTIKVLNQFYLKDDKNVFFNDKKILGADANSFIALDKENGYAKDKNSVYYFGQKVEGANAKTFEVISDGEYSKDDKNVYASGEIIKGADPKTFREFPETSYSRDKNNLYYYFGEDKFLGKIVENNFEFLNHSIVRNGNEIYFYGKKLKLKDSKKFKLIKNSHIMFTGSSIIVYGKDDENVYVVTPDDAPENTRIIENADKDTFEVMENNRYSKDKNNIYYLGNYGIVKLEGVDKASFVISEQFPFSYDRKNVYYAGKKVDGVTSAGLKVIRRPNEPINFVSDNKNLYRLVEIFDENNGELKSVKAVAVKNPKVDFKTFEIFDEWPNYFHDKNNVYYENKLYQIPLKKIEDADRKSFTLLNSEFSKDNKNVYYYGNKIKDLNSEEFEFEGNNFIKDLDIVYFLKNKDKAYALKTEIGKETYEIVPLNVDTESFKYFDTDTYTNGLTTAEANGYLQDKNGVYYFDMNKLNKFSSDNIFSKIEGADIHSFIQLMFGYAKDRNKVYFEGKELKGADVKSFKIIISNGKVLVKDKNKIYKEF